A DNA window from Zingiber officinale cultivar Zhangliang chromosome 3A, Zo_v1.1, whole genome shotgun sequence contains the following coding sequences:
- the LOC122053711 gene encoding uncharacterized protein LOC122053711, giving the protein MSTTNCVELVLHNGQTAKEPISSVFDRDEQIQPSPPPASEEENKIMKDEEINYQGSKQDSTYSSDFAKQIKEMRSMLMIVAALLLQMSYQAGLNPPGGFWQDDPSATAARSSTMTASSFAPAPLRGENGGDAVVPQPYQAGDPIMRFKNHRRYREFEILNAVSLACSAVLILSLPLLSVVQNQMVDRLGLPVAMGIMYMDLMFILLAYNIGAVTPENRIISLIPNFAATVVVFLFCCILHCLLRKMRQLRRLKELRQNLTQARS; this is encoded by the exons ATGTCGACGACAAACTGCGTGGAACTTGTCCTCCATAATGGTCAGACGGCGAAGGAGCCTATTTCTTCTGTCTTCGATCGTGATGAGCAGATTCAG CCATCGCCACCGCCAGcatcagaagaagaaaacaaaatcatGAAAGATGAAGAGATCAATTATCAGGGGTCCAAACAGGATAGCACCTACTCGTCTGACTTCGCCAAGCAGATCAAGGAAATGCGCAGCATGCTCATGATCGTCGCCGCCCTCCTCCTGCAAATGTCGTACCAAGCGGGCCTAAACCCTCCCGGTGGTTTCTGGCAGGACGACCCGTCGGCCACCGCCGCCCGGTCCAGCACCATGACCGCCTCGTCGTTTGCCCCGGCTCCTCTCAGAGGAGAAAACGGCGGCGACGCCGTGGTGCCGCAGCCGTACCAGGCAGGGGATCCCATCATGCGGTTCAAGAACCATAGACGATACCGCGAATTCGAGATCCTGAACGCGGTGTCCCTGGCGTGTTCCGCGGTGCTGATTCTGAGCCTGCCGCTCCTGTCGGTGGTCCAGAACCAGATGGTGGACCGCCTTGGCTTGCCGGTGGCGATGGGTATCATGTACATGGACCTGATGTTCATTCTGCTTGCGTACAACATTGGAGCGGTCACCCCCGAGAATCGCATCATCTCGCTGATACCAAATTTTGCGGCGACGGTGGTGGTGTTTTTGTTCTGCTGTATACTACACTGTCTATTGAGGAAAATGAGACAGCTCAGGCGGCTTAAGGAGCTCCGTCAAAACTTGACTCAAGCTCGGAGTTAA